GCCTCGGCCGCGATGAAGGTGACGGCGCTGGAGATGTTGATGGTGTTCGCCCCGTCGCCGCCGGTCCCCACGATGTCCGCGAAGAGGTAATCCGGCCTTGGAAACGCCCGCGCCCCCTCCCGAAGCGCCAGCGCCGCCCCCGCAATCTCCTCCGCCGTCTCGCCGCGCATCTTCAGGGCCACCAGCAGCGCCGCGATCTCCACATCGCTCAGATCTCCACGGATCACCGCGTCGAAAAGCGCCGCGCTCTCCCCCGTCTCCAGTTTTTCGCCGCCCATCAGTTTGGTCATGACCTTGCCCATCTTCGCATCCATATTCATTTCTCCTCTCAAAATATAAAATCTTACAAAAATAAAACGGGAGAAGCTGCCGTTACGCGCCTCTCCCGTCGTTCAACCTGTGCGACACTGTAAAAAAAGAGGCTCTGAGTGAATGCTGTTACACCCTCAGAGCCTCTTTGTTATCAAAAACTAAAGAACGGCAATCCCAAGGGTGGAGGTCAAAACCACCACCACCACCAAAGTCCCTTGTTTGCCTTGTACAAATCCACCTGAACAAAACTCTTTTTTCTCATCTGACGCCCCTGAACCGTCTCTTTTTATTATTGTTGTCTGGGCTGATAAATAATTTTTAAAATATAGCCCTCTGAATATTGTGGATCATTATAGCGTCCCCCCGCTCCTTTGGCAAGAGGTGAAAAAATGTTGTGAAAAAGAGGCAAGTGGAGCAACAAGCGTCGATGAATTGAAAGCGGCGTTGATTGAACCAGCAAATTACGTCCAGCCATTTGAAATGACAATGCGTTTTTGCAACCATGGACATGATAAAAATTGACGGAAACAACATTTTCAAGGACAATACTTTCCACTGGCATTCGTGGTCGGCGAATGTTTATCAGGCGCCGGAAAAATTGGAGACCGCTTTCAACGCTCTGAATTTGGTCGGGAAGCGAATTGCGAGAATAATGACCGTCGGCGGAGCCTGCAATCTTCTTTCGTTTGAGCGGCGGTGTAAAATTACATTTCGACTCAAATTTCGATTAGGGCTTTGTTGCGGCAACGGATGAACAAGGCAAAATCCTTGAAATTCCACTCGGCGAATTGGAGGAGACTGTGGACAGTATGAAAGACGTTTGGACAGAATGTGGATTGGTCAGGTACGATTCTCAATTCCTGAAGAATTTCGGCTTGGGCGACCTTGCGGACGTGAAAGATCGATTTTCTCTGTTCAGGCAGATGATTCCAGATCACCGGATTTTTCACGGCTACAAGTGCGATTACCTGTATAAAGACTTCGGGAACGCGGAAATGATAGCGACTCTTGCGGGTCGTTACGATGAGGGCGACAACGCTTTGACGATCATCGGTTTCAACAATCACAAAACAGGAAACTGTTTCTGGAAACTGCGCGTCGCCGCGTCCGGAATCTTTGACAGAGACGACGTGAATCCCTATTTCTACAAAGTCGCCTTCAAAGATGACAACGGCGGAGAAATCCCCATCAGCATCATTCACGCGGACGTCGTTCCCAGTTATTTGGAGGACGATACGGTCATCATGCAGATTGTCGCTTTCCCCATGTCTATTACTTACCACACGGATTCCGAAGACAAAGACAGGTTTCACAGAGAGCTGTCGGCAATTGGACTTGCGGGTGAGCAAAATACAGAACGAGATCGGGTATTGCTAAGAGGACGTGTGCGCGACGTTATCAAACGTGAGGTGCAAATCGGCGATAAAAAGTCCGACTTTTTCGACGTAACCGTAGAAACACCAATGGGAACGATTGAGCTCGCCCATACGCTGGATTTCGTCGATCCCGACCAAAGAGACCTGGTAAAATGTGGTTCTTACGTCGAAGCGATTTGCGTCCTCTCCGGCGATGTCGCCGTCAAAAAATATCAGGAAGGCGCTGTGTATGACGAGGAAAATGACCTCCGTTTGCTGCGCAGCTGCTTGAAATACGGCGATTTTGAAAGGCTCGAAGGAGCCTTGTCCGATGCCTGCGTCTATTTGAAAGATGAAATCAAAATCGAAGGGAAAAATGAGATTATCGCAAGGCTGAAGGACGATTTGCGGCAAATGAGCGGCGGCGAAATGCCCTACGCGTCTTATCTGGCTGTCGTCTCGAAAATTGAAAGAGATTTCCGGGACAGCGCGAAATATGGCATGGATAAACGCTGCCTGGCTTTGGCGTCTGAACAATATTATGCCTGGCTGTTCATCACGACGGACGAAGGGCGTATCGCCGAGATAGAAATCGTCGCCGGAGAAAAAAATCATTACCGGGTCAGGACGGATCAATCCGGCCAACACGCGGCCAGCTCGCTTTGGATTGAGCGCGAAAAAAACGATTGGCTTCGGCTCATCAAAGATTGTTATGAACACCTGAATTTCGACGCCGACGATTTTTATTACGGCATGGTTCCTGGAATAACTTTGAAACTACAGTGGGAATTTGAAGAGATTCAAGGCAGGGAAAAAATTTGCCGTTACTTCGCGGACGAAGCGGACAAAATCAAAAAGGCGGGAATCACGCCGGCGGGGGAAATCGTCGAGCTGTCAAAATGGCCATACCGAAGTGCCCTGCTTGTGACGGCCGGCGAAAGAAAAACGCTGATCTCAATCGAAAGAGGCAGGCAAAACAGCATCGGGAGAATTGAAATCGGCATGAAAGACAGCCTGAAGGTTCGTTACGAAACTCAGCCGGAGGCAGGCGAACTTCCCGCGGAAGAAAAAGCGGGAAACCCAATGCGGTTCATTTACGAAGATTGGCAAGCGGAGGAAGCGACCCGCGGAACCGCGCTTAAACAACACGTCCGTTTACTGAAAGCGAGACTCAGGGGAACCAGGATTACGGGAACCTGTACGACTGGGTGTTCATTTTGCGCCAATGAAGGAAAAGAAGACAAAGAAACCTGGAATGAATGGCGGATGGACAGCGCGGGTTTTGACGCGCCGTTCCGCGTTGATTTCGGCGAGACCCGGCTGAAATTACATTTTGGAGCGTCGAGTCGAGTGAAATTAAACCTATCTGACAGATTAGACCTGTCTGACAGCCGGGAAGAAGATGCCGGAGCTTGTCATAAAGTCGATTTTCCGAACGTGACGGGGCAAGTCCTAAAGGATATCGTCGTGACCACATCTGATGTGCCGGAAGAAGATGACTACGCTGATGAGGGCAACTACATCGAGAACCTTTTCTTCATAATGAAAAATGGCTTCGCTCTCTGCTTTTTCGGACGCGGAGGCAAAACTTACGTTTGCGAAAGGCCCGTTGACGCGCTGAGGCTGTACCCGACCGACGCCAGTGTCTACATCACGTCCGACAAATACAGGGAGGGTTTGAAGTGTTCCCCTTCCATAGCTTTTGTCCCTTGTTCTTTTTCCGAGCCAGACCCGAAGTTTGAACCTTGGTCTTGCAACGATAAAATACCGGATTCCGACGCGCTGCACGTCCTGGAAAGCAGCTTCGACGTTTTGTGTTTTGCGATACACTACGTCGTGCCCGAATTCGACATATACGATTCGATCCTGGTTCCCATAGATAAATTTCGGGAAATCGTCAAAGTCTGGGGAAGTATCTTCAATTGCGTCACACTCAATACCATGTTTGAAAGGTTGTGCGGCGTGGATTATTCGCGGCGCGGCGTCGAAAATAAGGACTTCCTGCGCATGTTCAACAGCATGGGAAGAAGAGTTTGGGAAAAAAGGGATGCGGAACGCCCTGTCTACGACGATTTTGTCGTGTGGTTCGATAAACTGAGTGAGAAATGCACTCACATCAAAATCATGGGCTTGTAGAGGAATATGGACATGAAGACTGAGAAAGAGCTGCTTCAAGTATTGGGAAACGCCTTCGTCGAAGGAAGCGTTGAAAAATTGCTGCCCTTGCTGACGGATGATTGTCTTTACCATTCGGACCTGTCCTGGATGAAAAGCATTGGGAAAGACGCTATCGCCAAAAGATGGTCGACGGTGAACGCGCAGCAAAACAAAACTCCTTATTGTTTCGAGATCATTCCCAGTGGTCCGGTCGTTCGTAAAATCGAAGCTCTGCCGGAAATATACGGCGGGAGGGACTGCATAAAACTCTCTTTAGAAACACCCGACAATACGGCGGCCCTCGTATTCATAAAAATAGACGAAAGCGGCCTCATTTCAGAAATTTTATTGAGCCGCGATCCGAAATACCTGCTGATAACCCCATTGCTCAAGGATTCTCCCTTGTCCGTGACCCCGATCCCTCCCCGCGGCCCCAATGGGAAAAGTTTTGACTACGGAGAGACGATGATGGATGAATACATGAAGGGCACAGGGGATACTCTGCGTGCCCTTTACAGCAGAGAAACGCTCGCGGAGATGATGGAAGAAAAACGGCGCTGGGACAAATCGGTTTACGTTTGGAAAGAAGCCGACGTCTTTATGAGAAAATGGCTGCCGGACAATGGATACCGTATCGTCAAATCCGAAATAGACCTCGACTGCATAGGTTATCGCTGCGAGCGCCGCGGTTTGAACTACACGATCTTTCTTTTCGCCTATGGCGAGCTGATAACGACGCTCCTCGACGGCGATTACTGCAAGGATTTACTCGACCTGTCCCTTTCCAGAGACAGCACTGTCCTCGTGGCTTATTTGAAGGTGAAAAAAGAAGAAAGCGGGAACGATGCCGTAACGTACCATGTTTTGAATTATACAGGCAAAAAAGCGCCGATAGACCTTTGGGAGCCGCGAATTTTGAACGGGAGAAACATTCTCCGGTTCTTCACGCGAAAAGAGATGACGGACGCCATTTTCGAATTTATTTGGGCTTTCAACGAGCAAAACCTTGATATGCTCCAAGCCCTGCTTGCGCCCCACCCAGGGCTCAGTCCGCTGGAAAAACCGGAAGGACGATTGATGAACGACTGGCTGTATTCCCGCCTGGCGAGTCTCTTCAAAAAGCACGGTCAGATGAAAACAGGCTACATGCGGTATAACAGCGAGCCTTATTGCCATTCATTGGTTCCGTATCTCGAAGGACACGGTTTTTTCAGTCTCTCATTCGACGACCGTGACAAAATTCAACTGATTGCTGAACACCCGTTTAACGACGAGTTTCATGAATTCATCTTCGATGACGGGCAAACGCAAATCCCGGAATCCTCCATGAAGCGGACGCCGGACATCGCCGCCGTCGAGTTTCTTCGTCCAGAGACAACCCAAAGATACGCCATGAAACTGTCGTTTCAAAACGGGGAAACGAGGAAATACGCTGCAGATGTGACGAATAAAGGATATTTTTTCACCGATAAAATCTTCGCGAACGGGTGGATTTCGAAAAAGCGGCCCAAGCCCCAGGGAAGGGAATATGACGGTTATCCTCCCTGCGGGCAGGGCGTGGAATTTGTCAATGGATTTTCCATCGGCAAAATGCAGCTTTACCGCGACAGCGTTCCTTTTTATGAGGAGAAAACTTTGAGCGAGGTCGTCTTTGAAAATGAAAACTGCGTGCTGACCAAAATATGCGAATGGCAGGGAAGCAGGCTGCATTTCGACAAGGAAGCCGGTTTGTACAAGGTCCTGCTTCCGGGCGGTCGTTTTTTCAACAACGGGTGTTTCGGGACGTTCGCGTTTGCCGACGGAAGGCGGGCGACGTCCCTTGAATTCAACTATATGAGCTCTTTTCAGGAAGGGCTTTGCCTTGTGGGCGTCGAAGGTCACGGATTCGGCTATCTGGATCAGGACCTCCGCTTTGTCATCCCTCCGCGCTTCAATCGCGCGGGTAATTTCAAAAACGGCTTCGCCAAAGTGTCTTTGTTGGAGAACGAGCAAGATAGATGGTTTTTTATCGACAAGACTGGAAAAGAGATCGTTTTCAAAAAACCGGACGGCGCGAAAACCGGAGGAGAATACAAAATTCTTAGCGCATACAGCGAGAGCATGATGCGGGTTTCCACTATGGAGAAGCCCGACCTGGCGTATCAGTCCGACAGCGAGGCATACGCCGGATTTTGGGGTTTCGTCGATGAACAGGGAGTGGAAATCGTTTCTCCGCGTTACATCTACGCGATGGATTTTCAGGACGGTCTGGCTGAAGTGTGCAAGGGTGAGTGGACCATTGACGAAAAATGGGACAACGAGTATCGCTCCGGCGCGTTCTGGACCGAGGAAGAGCTGTGGGGAATGATCGACGGCATGGGCCGCGAAGTTGTGCCCTGCGTTTTCGACGAGGTGAGAAGATTTTGGATTCCTGGAAATGGAGAGGACGAAGTTTGCCGTGACTATTTCGGCGCTCATTTCGGCGGATGGGCGGAAGGCAAGTGGGGCATCATTGACCGTTCCGGCAAATGGGTGGTCGAGCCGATGTTCCACGACCTGGGCAACGATCTTTCCAGCGACGGGTGTTTCCAATACTACAACTACAAAAAATGGATTTCAAACGATGAACCGGACACCAGAGATGACCCGATCATGGGCGTCTACAGCATCCCTGACAACAGGGTGATCTTCGATCCGCAATTCGTCGATGTGGATTTTCTCGACGGCGGATTGTTCAGAGTGGAGTATTGGGACACAAAGAGAGGTACGGGGCCCCGGCGTCATATCGATGTGACTAGAGCGCAGATCATCGACCGGAAAGGCAGCGCGTTATTCCCGTCGGAATATACCTTCATCTGGGAACGCGGGGATTATTACGAAGTGGTCATCCGGGAGATCGACAAACCCGACCGACACGGGCTCATCGATAAAAACGGCGCGATCGTTCTGCCCTGCGAATATGACGTCCCGTTCAATGGAATCAACATCAAAGAACGGCGGTTCATCTTTCAGGAATCGGGCAAACAAGGCGTCATGGACTTCGATAAAAATGTCATCGTGCCTGCGATGTATGATGAAATCCACGGACTCGGCTCGGATTTTCTGGTGGTGGAGTCAGGAGAAAAGGACCGTCGCTTGCGCGGCTTGCTCCTGCCTGACGGAAGCCAGGTTTTGCCGATGGTTTATGATTCCATCGACATCGACGGCGAAAGAGTGACCGTGAGAGACAAAAACGGCAGCGCTCTTTTGCGCCTAGTGAAAAAACAAGGAGCGTGAGCGGTCAAAGATGCGTCGCAACGCCTCAACATAAATCGGGATCACGCTTCCAAAGCAGCCGCCCGTAATGGCTCTTATAATCCTTCGCGAGCTCTTCCAATACGGCGGCTTCTTTGTAAAATGCTCTTTTATCGAACTCGAAAGGCCCCAGTTCGCTGTAATCCACATCCGCTTCAAGCAAATCGCCATTCAGATTGGGATTGTAAAAATCACGCCATATTACTGTCCTGGCTGTCACAGCCATCGTGCAATACATCGGCGAGCACTCTAAACACAGACATCCGGCGCACATGAGAAGGCCGATCTCTTGGACGCTTCCATATTTTTTGTCCCGTAAATCACTGTAATAGTCATTGACATACCGATATTCGTAATTGCCCGTCAGCTTACGCAGCAGATGAGAACGCTCATAATCCTCGACGATTTCCACCAAAGGGAAACCGTCGATTAGCGTCCGAACGAAAGTCGCCTCATGATGAAGAACCGGGAATCCTTCAAAGGGCCCCATTTTGAATGTTTCAAATCGAATGGTATTCATTGGACCTCCTCCGTGTGACAAGCTAATGAACCGGTATATGCCGTCAAAGCTAACAGGAGTTCCCGGAAAAACTTTGTGCGGCGGCTTTTTGAGTTTCTGTAACTTCTGCCATTTCAGCCAACCATTTTTCGTGGCATTTTTGAGCCACGATTCTATCTTCTTCCGCGCTTTCCCTTAATTTTTCGACTTCACTCCAAAACTGATCTTTCTCGAACTCAAACGGTCCCAGACGGCTGTAATCGACATCAGGCTTGCCTCCAAATTCGCCGCTCAGGTGGGGATTGCAAAAATCGCTCCACACTACCGTGTTCTCGGTTTCTTTCATGGAACAATACATCGGCCAGCAGCCTTCTTCAAGGCAACCGCCACAAATAAGGAGACCAATGTCGCTGTGGAAATTTACGTCTACGCAATATCTATACAATTCTTTCACAAACTGATATCCGTATCTCAGGTTTGGCTTCTTTTTTACAGTAAAAAAATGGGCTTCATATTCGTTCACGATTTCCAATATTGTTCTATTGTCAATGAACGTCTTTACAAAAATAGCTTCTCTGGAAAGGATTACATCGTCTGGATCCTCGTAAGGCCCCATCTTGAATGTTTCAAATCGAATGGTGTTGATATGGCTTCTTCCCGCATTATACATTCACGACACCTGCCGGATGGACAAATAGTCTTCATCCGACATATTTATTTTACACCCAATATAACTTCAACCGCAAGTCCAATGTGCGACGGAGCGAGGACGATGAGCGCGAAAAACCGCGTCCCAATAGAGAGCCGGGAAAAGGCTGTTGAGGAAGGCTTCAAACCGTGCCCGACATGCAAGCCGTAAAGAGCAAGAGGAACCTCGCAACTTTTTTTCCATGATTTCCTTAAGACGAAGTAATATACTGTTCGAAGTGAGGCGCAAGAGGTACACGAATCAAATAATCAGCTGGGCTGGACCGCCATTGGTGAACTCAGTTGAGCTTTTCGCGAATGCAGGGGCATGGTTGGAATGATAAAAATAGGCGGAAACAACATTTTCAAGGACAATACTTTCGACTGGCATTCCTGGTCGGGAAACGAATTGCGAGCATAATGACTGTTGGCGGAGCCAGCAATCTTTTTTACAACAGATGAAGAAGGACGCATCGCTGGGGTCGAAACGCTTGCGGAAGATAATAATCCCTACAGAGAATCGAACCGCGACAAGACGGATACAATGTGGATCGAACGCGGCAAAACCGATGGTGAAAATGCGAGAAACGCAATGCGGTTCATTTACGAAGATTGGCAGGCGGACGAAGTGACCTCCGGGACCGCGTTCAAAAAATATGTCCGCAAATTGAAAGAAATGCTCATTGGAAAGAAGAACACCGGGACGGGAACAACCGCATATACATTTTGCGAAAATGAAGGAGAAGAGGACGCGGAAGCCTGGAATGAATGGCGGTTGAGAAGCACGGGGTTCGACGCGCCATTCTGCGTCGATTTCGGCGGGACTCGCCTTGAATTGCACTTCAATGACACAAGCAAAGCGAAATTCTCTCTCATTGACAGAGCGTCCGAGGAAGGGAAAGTAAGGGCATTTCATAAAGTCGAACTCCCAAACGTGACGGGACAAATCATAAAGTCAATCATCGCGACGACGACCGTCCCTGTCGATACATTTCGTAAGATACTTGATGCATGGAGAAACATCTTTGAGTTCCCCGCGTTCGACGAAATGTTTGAAAAAATGTGCGGCGTAGATTACGCTCGACATACTGTTGAAAACGAGGCCCTCCTGTGGGAATTCGTGGGTTACACTCCGAGAGTTTTGCAACAGCCAGATATTGAGCGTCACCTGTACGACAATTTCCTTGCCTGGTTTGAAAATTTGAGTGAGCAATGTACTCACATCAAAATCCTGGGATTTTAGAGGACACCGACATGAAGACTGAGAGAGAACTGCTTCAAGTATTGGGAAACGCGTTCGTGGAAGGAAGCGTTGAAGAATTGCTGCCCTTGCTGACGAATGATTGTCTTTATTATTCTGATTTGTCCGGTATTACAAGCGCAGGCAAAAATGCCATTGCCCAAAGATGGGCAGAGGTAAACGCCCGACAGCCGGAGAAAGTTCCATATTTTTTCAAAATCGTGCCAACTGCGTCGCTGGTTAACAACCGGGATGCGTTGCCGAAGGTTTTCACCGGTAATTATTGCATGAAGCTGGCTTACAGAACTCCTGACAATCTGCTTGCTCTGGGGTTCATTG
The nucleotide sequence above comes from Synergistaceae bacterium. Encoded proteins:
- a CDS encoding WG repeat-containing protein; this encodes MKTEKELLQVLGNAFVEGSVEKLLPLLTDDCLYHSDLSWMKSIGKDAIAKRWSTVNAQQNKTPYCFEIIPSGPVVRKIEALPEIYGGRDCIKLSLETPDNTAALVFIKIDESGLISEILLSRDPKYLLITPLLKDSPLSVTPIPPRGPNGKSFDYGETMMDEYMKGTGDTLRALYSRETLAEMMEEKRRWDKSVYVWKEADVFMRKWLPDNGYRIVKSEIDLDCIGYRCERRGLNYTIFLFAYGELITTLLDGDYCKDLLDLSLSRDSTVLVAYLKVKKEESGNDAVTYHVLNYTGKKAPIDLWEPRILNGRNILRFFTRKEMTDAIFEFIWAFNEQNLDMLQALLAPHPGLSPLEKPEGRLMNDWLYSRLASLFKKHGQMKTGYMRYNSEPYCHSLVPYLEGHGFFSLSFDDRDKIQLIAEHPFNDEFHEFIFDDGQTQIPESSMKRTPDIAAVEFLRPETTQRYAMKLSFQNGETRKYAADVTNKGYFFTDKIFANGWISKKRPKPQGREYDGYPPCGQGVEFVNGFSIGKMQLYRDSVPFYEEKTLSEVVFENENCVLTKICEWQGSRLHFDKEAGLYKVLLPGGRFFNNGCFGTFAFADGRRATSLEFNYMSSFQEGLCLVGVEGHGFGYLDQDLRFVIPPRFNRAGNFKNGFAKVSLLENEQDRWFFIDKTGKEIVFKKPDGAKTGGEYKILSAYSESMMRVSTMEKPDLAYQSDSEAYAGFWGFVDEQGVEIVSPRYIYAMDFQDGLAEVCKGEWTIDEKWDNEYRSGAFWTEEELWGMIDGMGREVVPCVFDEVRRFWIPGNGEDEVCRDYFGAHFGGWAEGKWGIIDRSGKWVVEPMFHDLGNDLSSDGCFQYYNYKKWISNDEPDTRDDPIMGVYSIPDNRVIFDPQFVDVDFLDGGLFRVEYWDTKRGTGPRRHIDVTRAQIIDRKGSALFPSEYTFIWERGDYYEVVIREIDKPDRHGLIDKNGAIVLPCEYDVPFNGINIKERRFIFQESGKQGVMDFDKNVIVPAMYDEIHGLGSDFLVVESGEKDRRLRGLLLPDGSQVLPMVYDSIDIDGERVTVRDKNGSALLRLVKKQGA